In one window of Tumebacillus algifaecis DNA:
- a CDS encoding HAD family hydrolase produces MIQGILFDLDETLLDRTASLNRFLHEQHTRYQTHFQEIPFVTFQSRFHSLDEKGYVHKRVVYQKLLAEWQIKGLTFEELLEDYQQGFRHHVSGFDNWRAVLTELRQRSYRLGIITNGETEFQQRNMDAMMLPELVDTILISQHENLRKPDPQIFERAAERLGVAPADCLFVGDHPANDIAGARNAGMRTVWFANSFAWPDDLPRADHEIDSLNELFDILS; encoded by the coding sequence ATGATACAGGGAATTTTGTTCGATTTAGATGAGACGCTGCTCGACCGCACGGCGTCACTGAATCGGTTTTTACACGAGCAACACACTCGTTATCAAACCCATTTTCAGGAGATTCCCTTTGTGACATTTCAGAGTCGATTCCACAGTTTGGACGAAAAAGGGTATGTACATAAACGTGTGGTCTATCAGAAATTGTTAGCAGAGTGGCAGATAAAAGGTCTGACCTTTGAGGAGTTGCTTGAGGATTATCAGCAAGGATTTCGCCACCATGTGTCCGGTTTCGATAATTGGCGTGCCGTACTGACCGAACTGCGGCAACGATCGTATCGGCTTGGAATTATCACCAACGGCGAAACGGAGTTCCAGCAACGCAATATGGACGCGATGATGCTTCCTGAGTTGGTTGACACCATCCTGATTTCGCAACATGAAAACTTGCGCAAGCCCGACCCGCAGATTTTCGAACGGGCTGCCGAGCGACTCGGGGTCGCACCTGCTGACTGCCTGTTTGTTGGCGATCACCCGGCCAACGACATCGCTGGCGCACGCAACGCAGGGATGCGCACCGTCTGGTTTGCCAACAGTTTCGCATGGCCTGACGATCTGCCCCGGGCCGATCATGAGATCGACTCCCTGAACGAGCTGTTCGATATCCTTTCTTGA
- a CDS encoding DUF3189 family protein, translating into MHIIYHCYGSAHSSVVAAAIHLGRLPSDRVPSHEEVLKLADYDSVESWQIGTLFFKGHDEWANPIYTLGLGKESKRSKQALVTFLELLNIDTAQLFFNEALPHINVYAKVGGALSRRYGIVRLGRPLSAYGIRRGYFQLVRFVQQVKAEVEHRMQGMGRNG; encoded by the coding sequence GTGCACATCATCTATCATTGTTATGGTAGCGCCCATTCCTCGGTGGTGGCCGCGGCGATCCACCTTGGGAGATTGCCGAGTGACCGTGTGCCATCACATGAAGAGGTGCTGAAGCTAGCCGATTATGACAGTGTGGAATCGTGGCAGATCGGTACGCTTTTTTTCAAAGGGCATGATGAGTGGGCCAATCCGATCTATACGCTTGGGCTCGGCAAAGAATCAAAGCGGAGCAAACAAGCGTTGGTCACTTTTTTGGAACTGCTGAATATCGACACCGCGCAGCTCTTTTTTAATGAAGCATTGCCGCATATCAACGTCTATGCAAAAGTCGGCGGTGCATTATCGAGGCGATACGGAATTGTGCGCTTGGGGCGTCCCTTATCCGCCTATGGCATTCGCAGAGGGTACTTCCAACTGGTCCGCTTTGTCCAGCAGGTCAAAGCGGAAGTGGAGCATCGCATGCAGGGAATGGGTAGAAACGGTTGA
- a CDS encoding capping complex subunit for YIEGIA, which produces MSTVNNFILAVCTTANDSVGGSGPIFFCQDDEDLQKTSLYLEKILDAMAHEIRPGTMILVKH; this is translated from the coding sequence ATGTCCACCGTGAACAATTTCATTCTTGCCGTCTGCACCACAGCAAATGATAGCGTCGGCGGTTCTGGGCCGATCTTTTTCTGCCAAGATGATGAGGACCTGCAAAAGACCTCGTTGTATCTGGAGAAGATTCTCGATGCGATGGCGCACGAGATTCGACCGGGCACGATGATTTTGGTGAAACACTGA
- a CDS encoding YphA family membrane protein → MNPGVISNIIMIVLVILILTGWGAKTLRDGHLSPKLAACGLILYVFCSGLNFAGPLDGRWNFGGTLFPVLLTLWSLTIFQNWQHRLQYLLGVLTVSVALLVLLTLVPLDPAFFILDPDLLYPFTAVIISVLSVKRPFVALSIACVGLMISGSVDPILHRAFQMDGIVFGGGEIRDMLALTGAGVLAVHGFYHTGANYVQSMVKGWRERRSEGGPEHA, encoded by the coding sequence GTGAATCCGGGTGTAATTTCCAACATCATCATGATCGTGCTCGTGATCCTCATCCTGACCGGATGGGGAGCGAAGACACTGCGCGACGGTCACTTGTCGCCCAAACTGGCAGCCTGCGGACTGATTTTGTATGTGTTCTGTAGTGGGCTAAACTTTGCAGGGCCGCTGGATGGTCGCTGGAATTTCGGCGGCACGCTGTTCCCGGTTCTGCTTACGCTATGGTCGCTGACCATTTTCCAGAACTGGCAGCACCGCTTGCAATACCTGCTGGGCGTGCTGACCGTCTCAGTCGCCTTGCTGGTGCTGTTGACCTTGGTGCCGCTCGACCCAGCATTTTTTATCCTTGATCCAGACTTGCTGTACCCGTTTACGGCAGTGATCATCTCGGTGCTCAGCGTGAAAAGGCCCTTTGTAGCACTGTCGATCGCTTGTGTTGGATTGATGATTTCGGGCAGTGTCGATCCGATTTTGCACCGTGCGTTCCAAATGGATGGCATCGTCTTTGGCGGCGGAGAGATTCGCGACATGCTCGCATTGACCGGGGCGGGTGTGCTGGCGGTGCACGGGTTTTATCATACAGGTGCTAACTATGTGCAGAGCATGGTGAAAGGTTGGCGCGAACGGCGGTCGGAGGGAGGCCCGGAGCATGCATGA
- the fni gene encoding type 2 isopentenyl-diphosphate Delta-isomerase yields the protein MSIEQRKLDHVRYALELPITGSTGFSDLSFVHRALPESDLADVSLATSVGGLDLSSPILLNAMTGGAGPTEAINRKLAELAKHSGIAMAVGSQRAALKDPALCSTYSVVREVNPNGIIIGNLGAGATVEDAERAVEMIGADLLHLHLNVAQELTMPEGDRSFSDLLEKIQRVVEGVSVPVIVKEVGNGMSIETYRMLADIGVQAVDVAGRGGTNFVAIENQRRSGRQFQHLESWGQTTAVSLLEAQDFVNTFDLIGSGGVQHAHDAAKCLALGAKMVGLAGAVLRPLMEHGVEYATELVDHLHSELRAILTLQGCRKVGELAQRPLIVRGETAEWCRLRGLRLEPLARRGL from the coding sequence GTGTCGATTGAACAGCGCAAGTTAGATCATGTGCGGTATGCGTTGGAGCTACCGATCACTGGTAGCACAGGCTTTTCCGATCTTAGTTTCGTGCATCGCGCTTTGCCTGAGAGCGACCTTGCGGATGTCTCCCTTGCAACTTCCGTCGGCGGACTGGATCTCAGTTCGCCGATTTTGCTTAATGCGATGACTGGCGGTGCGGGACCGACCGAAGCGATCAACCGCAAACTTGCCGAATTGGCCAAGCACAGCGGAATCGCGATGGCGGTCGGCTCCCAGCGTGCCGCATTGAAAGATCCCGCCCTCTGCTCGACCTACTCCGTTGTGCGCGAAGTGAATCCGAACGGGATCATCATCGGCAACCTGGGCGCCGGAGCGACGGTGGAAGACGCAGAGCGTGCTGTTGAGATGATCGGAGCCGATTTGCTTCATCTGCATTTGAACGTCGCACAGGAGTTGACGATGCCAGAAGGGGACCGCAGTTTTTCGGATCTGCTCGAAAAGATCCAACGTGTGGTCGAAGGCGTTTCCGTACCGGTGATCGTCAAGGAAGTTGGCAACGGGATGAGCATCGAGACTTATCGCATGCTCGCAGACATTGGTGTCCAAGCGGTCGATGTGGCGGGGCGCGGCGGAACCAATTTTGTAGCTATCGAAAACCAGCGTCGCAGTGGGCGGCAATTTCAGCATCTTGAAAGCTGGGGGCAGACCACCGCTGTTTCGTTGCTCGAAGCGCAAGATTTTGTGAATACGTTTGATCTGATCGGATCTGGCGGGGTGCAACACGCACACGATGCGGCGAAGTGCTTGGCTTTGGGAGCAAAGATGGTGGGACTGGCCGGTGCGGTGTTGCGCCCATTGATGGAGCACGGTGTGGAGTACGCAACGGAGTTGGTCGATCATCTACATAGCGAACTACGGGCCATTTTGACCCTGCAAGGGTGCCGCAAGGTCGGTGAGCTTGCACAACGACCGTTGATCGTGCGCGGGGAGACGGCAGAATGGTGTAGGCTGCGCGGTCTGCGTTTGGAGCCGCTCGCACGGCGCGGACTGTAA
- a CDS encoding DUF1028 domain-containing protein → MEEIELNTFSIVARDPLTGRFGIAVTTKALAVGSLCPFAKAGVGAVATQARVNPTLGPKGLRLLEHGLSAEEVLQELLAGDPGRELRQVGIVDRYGRSAAFTGAEVNEGKGHIIGDNFAVQGNLLTGEAVVQATAAAFNGSNAPFPERLLKALEAGQFAGGDKRGKQSAALLVVDTDEFPYIDLRVDDNPEPLKELRRLYDIHKNGLMSSYHEWVEATQNGIVLSETVKPDEENRS, encoded by the coding sequence ATGGAAGAGATCGAACTGAACACCTTCTCGATCGTCGCCCGCGACCCGCTGACGGGGCGATTTGGTATCGCGGTCACCACAAAAGCGTTGGCTGTCGGCTCGCTCTGTCCCTTTGCAAAAGCTGGCGTTGGCGCTGTGGCGACACAGGCTCGCGTCAATCCGACGCTTGGGCCGAAAGGACTGCGGTTGCTGGAGCATGGACTGTCAGCGGAGGAAGTGTTGCAAGAACTGCTCGCAGGCGATCCGGGCCGCGAGTTGCGACAGGTCGGCATCGTTGACCGTTACGGGCGTTCTGCTGCCTTCACAGGTGCAGAGGTCAATGAAGGCAAAGGCCACATCATCGGTGATAATTTTGCGGTGCAGGGCAATCTGCTGACTGGTGAAGCGGTGGTTCAAGCGACCGCTGCGGCGTTTAATGGCTCGAACGCACCGTTTCCGGAGCGACTGCTCAAGGCGTTGGAAGCGGGGCAATTTGCGGGCGGTGACAAGCGGGGCAAGCAATCGGCAGCCTTGCTTGTCGTCGATACGGATGAATTCCCCTATATCGACCTGCGTGTCGATGACAATCCCGAACCGCTCAAAGAGCTCCGCCGACTCTATGACATCCATAAAAATGGTTTGATGTCTTCATACCACGAATGGGTCGAAGCTACCCAAAATGGCATCGTCCTCTCTGAAACGGTGAAACCGGACGAAGAGAATCGGTCCTAG
- a CDS encoding YIEGIA family protein has protein sequence MHEYTMIIVVGALCGIACRLNLLKTDYRQYPTYPHGIVIHIALGVIASGLGAVLVATLLKKDYTAVTFLTLAAQQFRDVRNMERQMLTNVDELELVPRGTTYIEGIAMAFEGRNYLVIGTAFFAALATEFFHWWGGVVIGLICIWLSSWFMSGKTLVSMVNIKEAEVRFDGPNLFVDDVLIYNSGLKDTQERILKNGMGFILEPKNANSTVTIGNLGQRQAILHDVSTILGVYRDSGEPSLVPLSKRDLNSGKLALFLLPMDRDPVKAKEIIERVPVLENSYRKPLKADVKPDRKL, from the coding sequence ATGCATGAGTATACGATGATCATCGTGGTCGGTGCGTTGTGTGGGATCGCCTGCCGTCTCAATCTGTTGAAAACAGACTACAGACAGTATCCGACCTACCCGCACGGCATCGTCATTCACATCGCACTTGGCGTGATCGCTTCGGGTTTAGGGGCCGTGTTGGTCGCGACCCTTTTGAAAAAAGATTACACGGCCGTCACCTTCCTGACGCTGGCCGCACAGCAGTTTCGAGATGTGCGCAACATGGAACGACAAATGCTAACCAATGTCGATGAGTTGGAACTGGTGCCGCGTGGAACGACCTATATTGAAGGAATCGCCATGGCATTTGAAGGGCGAAACTACCTGGTGATCGGCACAGCGTTTTTCGCTGCCTTGGCCACCGAATTTTTCCACTGGTGGGGTGGGGTTGTCATCGGTCTGATCTGCATCTGGCTGTCCTCTTGGTTCATGTCTGGCAAAACGTTGGTCTCGATGGTCAACATCAAGGAAGCCGAGGTGCGATTTGACGGGCCAAATCTGTTTGTCGATGATGTCCTGATCTACAACAGCGGCCTGAAAGACACTCAAGAGAGAATCTTGAAAAACGGGATGGGCTTCATCCTCGAACCGAAGAATGCGAACAGCACGGTGACGATCGGCAACCTCGGACAGCGGCAGGCCATCTTGCACGATGTCTCGACCATTTTGGGTGTCTACCGCGACTCGGGAGAGCCGTCGCTCGTACCGCTGTCCAAGCGCGACCTCAACTCGGGCAAGCTCGCTTTGTTTTTGCTGCCGATGGACCGCGACCCGGTCAAAGCCAAGGAGATCATCGAACGGGTGCCCGTTTTGGAGAACTCCTACCGCAAACCCTTAAAGGCGGATGTCAAACCGGATCGCAAACTGTAA
- a CDS encoding DUF3189 family protein, translating to MKHRVYYDSGGGVAALLTAAIRLQKLPGDVLPDADHVASFLRDHGNKAHPQGTVYLMGEERGERIYWCGLGGVTHIAVRTWRHFLHLYQLPQSDFSFCYVPKPSCRRWRRGEKLLKQGRREESRKWFAGAAVQEYAVFLTVLMSDWRGE from the coding sequence ATGAAACATCGCGTCTATTATGACAGCGGTGGTGGCGTCGCAGCCTTGCTGACGGCGGCGATTCGTCTGCAAAAGCTGCCGGGGGACGTACTGCCCGATGCCGATCATGTCGCCTCCTTTTTGCGCGATCACGGCAACAAAGCTCATCCACAGGGCACGGTGTATCTGATGGGCGAAGAACGCGGTGAACGGATCTATTGGTGCGGATTGGGCGGTGTGACCCACATTGCGGTGCGGACGTGGCGCCATTTTTTACATCTCTATCAACTTCCGCAAAGTGACTTCTCATTTTGTTATGTGCCCAAGCCATCCTGCAGGCGATGGAGACGCGGAGAGAAACTGCTCAAGCAAGGCCGACGCGAAGAGAGCAGGAAGTGGTTTGCCGGAGCGGCGGTACAAGAGTACGCCGTTTTTTTGACCGTGTTGATGTCCGACTGGCGGGGGGAATGA